A region of Melitaea cinxia chromosome 15, ilMelCinx1.1, whole genome shotgun sequence DNA encodes the following proteins:
- the LOC123660254 gene encoding sterol carrier protein 2 → MPRKVYVVGVGMTKFVKPNTGRDYPDLGKEAVEAALADARIKYDDVQQAVCGYVFGDSTCGQRVLYQVGMTGIPIYNVNNNCSTGSNAIFLGKQLIEGGISDVILAVGFEKMTPGALGAATFSDRTNPLDRHTLKMAEIAELTGAPITAQYFGNAGAEHMKKYGTTETHLAKIAAKNHRHGVKNPRAQSTREYTVEEILNSRRIYGPLTKLECCPTSDGAAAAVLMSEEAVIRYGLQQKAVEIIGMEMATDTPAVFKENSLMKVAGFDMTALAAKRIYEKTGISPKQVDVVELHDCFAANEMITYEGLQLCGEGEAGKFIDAGDNTYGGRVVVNPSGGLIAKGHPLGATGLAQCAELVWQLRGEAGERQVPRARIALQHNLGLGGAVVITMYRKGFTNATPNQVAAIAANPENFKVYKYMKILEEAMQTDEDKLIEKVRGVYGFKVRNGPNGDEGYWVINAKEGKGCVTYNGKDKCDVTFTINDEDVVDLIMGKLNPQKAFFQGKIKIQGNMGLAMKLTDLQRSAAGRIETIRSKL, encoded by the exons ATGCCTAGGAAAGTTTACGTAGTCGGTGTAGGTATGACGAAATTCGTCAAGCCTAACACTGGGAGAGATTATCCTGATCTAGGCAAAGAGGCCGTCGAAGCCGCTCTTGCCGATGCTCGTATCAAATACGACGATGTACAGCAAGCGGTTTGCGGATACGTGTTCGGTGACTCTACTTGTGGCCAGCGGGTTCTGTACCAGGTCGGCATGACCGGTATTCCTATTTACAACGTTAATAACAACTGCTCCACAGGCTCGAACGCAATCTTTCTTGGCAAACAACTTATTGAAGGTGGTATTTCTGATGTTATACTCGCTGTCGGTTTCGAAAAAATGACTCCAGGTGCGCTAGGCGCCGCTACTTTCTCGGATAGAACTAATCCTCTGGATAGGCACACTCTCAAAATGGCAGAAATTGCTGAATTGACTGGAGCTCCCATAACAGCTCAGTATTTTGGCAATGCAGGTGCAGagcatatgaaaaaatatggcaCCACTGAAACTCACCTTGCAAAGATAGCTGCCAAGAATCATCGTCATGGTGTTAAGAATCCCCGAGCTCAAAGCACAAGGGAGTACACCGTTGAAGAGATTTTAAATTCTCGTAGAATTTATGGTCCACTTACAAAGTTGGAGTGTTGTCCAACCAGTGATGGGGCAGCCGCAGCTGTTCTTATGTCAGAGGAGGCTGTTATTCGTTATGGACTTCAGCAGAAAGCTGTAGAAATCATTGGTATGGAGATGGCAACCGACACGCCTGCTGTTTTCAAAGAGAACAGTTTGATGAAAGTTGCAGGCTTTGATATGACAGCTTTGGCTGCAAAACGTATCTACGAAAAGACTGGAATATCTCCAAAACAAGTCGATGTAGTCGAATTGCACGACTGCTTTGCCGCTAACGAAATGATAACGTATGAGGGTCTACAGCTTTGTGGGGAGGGAGAGGCTGGTAAATTTATTGATGCAGGGGATAATACTTATGGAGGCAGAGTAGTTGTCAATCCAAGTGGTGGTTTAATAGCGAAGGGGCATCCACTAGGAGCAACTGGTCTTGCACAGTGTGCAGAACTTGTGTGGCAACTGCGTGGGGAAGCAGGAGAGAGACAG gtACCTCGCGCTCGTATTGCCTTGCAACACAACTTGGGACTCGGAGGCGCAGTTGTAATCACCATGTACCGCAAGGGTTTCACAAATGCCACTCCTAACCAAGTTGCAGCGATCGCTGCAAACCCTGAGAACTTCAAAGTATATAAGTACATGAAGATTCTCGAAGAAGCAATGCAAACAGATGAAGACAAACTTATAGAGAAAGTTAGAGGTGTATACGGTTTCAAGGTACGAAATGGTCCCAATGGTGATGAGGGATACTGGGTGATCAACGCTAAGGAAGGCAAAGGCTGTGTCACATACAACGGCAAGGACAAGTGTGATGTTACATTCACGATAAACGATGAAGATGTCGTAGACTTAATTATGGGCAAACTGAACCCTCAGAAGGCATTCTTCCAGGGTAAAATCAAAATCCAGGGTAACATGGGCTTAGCAATGAAACTCACTGACTTGCAAAGGTCAGCGGCTGGCAGAATCGAGACTATTCGctctaaactataa